Proteins encoded within one genomic window of Sebastes fasciatus isolate fSebFas1 chromosome 18, fSebFas1.pri, whole genome shotgun sequence:
- the rars2 gene encoding putative arginine--tRNA ligase, mitochondrial has protein sequence MACFFRRTIAVKLGRTLQQSEDAFIPALSAVPVFKKQQTADFRLSISSLRVSGILPSSGDIQLQTEDLATRLKQDSVVEDVSAGNGMINFKMNRQLLVQKMLEPFGKEEDEKFGLNSELFNNLKRSTTLVEFSSPNIAKKFHAGHLRSTIIGNFIANLKQSLGNNVIRMNYLGDWGMQFGLLGAGFRQFGSQEKLKQNPLQHLFEVYVQVNKEAEHNEDVKQAARDFFRQLEQHGSEAVSLWQQFREITVDEYQRVYKRLGVHFDIYSGESFHQDQAQEVVQQLQSRGLLKTSEKGTGVVDVSPAGDMSSVSTVLRSDGTTLYITRDVAAAIDRKEKYHFDEMIYVTDKSQANHFQQLFHILLAMGHSWADRCEHVPFGLVRGMKTRSGEVVFLEDVLDEARARMLHNMSQSKTTKEMDDPEDTAEKVGISALIVQDFRGPLQSDYTFDWDRMLQAQGDTGVFLQYTHARLRSLIRRNEGVEASVFDPSLLLEPTSITILQHLLRYDEVLYQSAQDLQPKHLVNFLLKLCHLIASAHRQLPVKGSPQDVAQARLRLFSGACAVLANGMKILGITPVDKM, from the exons ATGGCTTGTTTCTTCAGAAGAACAATTGCAGTAAAG CTGGGTCGCACACTGCAGCAGTCTGAGGATGCCTTCATAccagctctgtcagcagttcCAGTCTTTAAGAAACA GCAGACTGCTGACTTCAGGCTGTCCATCAGCTCACTACGGGTCAGTGGGATTCTACCCTCCAGTGGTGACATTCAGCTGCAGACAGAAGACTTGGCCACTCGG ttgaAGCAGGACAGCGTGGTGGAGGACGTATCTGCTGGAAATGGAATGATCAACTTTAAAATGAATCGGCAGCTTCTTGTCCAG AAAATGTTGGAGCCGTTTGGAAAGGAGGAGGACGAGAAATTTGGGTTAAATAGTGAACTTTTCAATAATCTGAAGAGATCAACAACGTTAGTTGAGTTTAG cTCTCCAAATATTGCCAAAAAGTTCCACGCTGGACACTTAAGATCTACAATTATTG GTAACTTCATTGCGAACTTAAAGCAGTCTCTTGGAAACAACGTCATTCGAATGAACTACCTGGGAGACTGGGGAATGCAGTTTG GTTTGCTGGGAGCTGGGTTTCGTCAGTTTGGAAGTCAGGAGAAACTGAAACAGAATCCCTTACAGCATCTGTTTGAG GTTTATGTCCAAGTTAATAAGGAAGCAGAGCACAACGAGGACGTGAAGCAGGCTGCCAGAGACTTCTTtagacagctggagcagcatGGCAGCGAGGCTGTGTCGTTATGGCAACAGTTCAGAGAGATCACAGTGGACGAGTATCAACGCGTTTACAAG CGGTTAGGCGTCCACTTTGATATTTACTCCGGAGAGTCCTTCCACCAGGATCAGGCCCAGGAGGTggtgcagcagctgcagagccGAGGCCTGTTGAAAACCTCTGA GAAGGGAACCGGTGTAGTGGATGTCTCCCCTGCTGGAGACATGAGCAGCGTCTCTACGGTGCTCCGCAGTGACGGCACGACGCTCTACATCACCAG AGATGTTGCTGCAGCTATTGACCGAAAagaaaaataccattttgatGAGATGATTTACGTG ACGGATAAAAGTCAAGCGAATCACTTCCAACAGTTGTTCCACATCCTGCTCGCTATGGGACACTCGTGGGCCGACAG GTGTGAGCATGTGCCCTTCGGCCTGGTGCGGGGCATGAAGACCCGGAGCGGTGAGGTGGTGTTTCTGGAGGACGTGCTGGACGAAGCTCGGGCCAGGATGCTCCACAACATGAGCCAGTCAAAAA CAACAAAGGAAATGGACGACCCAGAGGACACCGCAGAGAAAGTGGGAATCAGTGCACTAATAGTCCAG GACTTCCGAGGACCCCTGCAGTCGGACTACACGTTTGACTGGGACCGGATGCTGCAGGCTCAGGGAGACACGGGAGTTTTCCTCCAGTACACACACGCTCGACTCCGCAG TTTAATCCGGAGGAACGAAGGAGTCGAGGCATCTGTATTTGATCCGTCCCTCCTACTGGAGCCGACGAGCATCACCATCCTGCAGCACCTCCTTCG ATATGATGAGGTGTTGTACCAGTCGGCCCAGGACCTGCAGCCAAAACACCTCGTCAACTTTCTATTGAAACTGTG CCACCTGATCGCATCAGCTCACAGACAGCTGCCGGTGAAAGGAAGCCCTCAAGATGTTGCACAG GCAAGATTACGGCTGTTCAGCGGAGCCTGTGCAGTCCTGGCCAACGGGATGAAGATCCTGGGCATCACACCGgttgataaaatgtga